A part of Astatotilapia calliptera chromosome 15, fAstCal1.2, whole genome shotgun sequence genomic DNA contains:
- the LOC113006878 gene encoding receptor-transporting protein 2-like — protein MLPPEWIRIFRIKAQSLKRGDSWYLEYDENIEPDNLDMGWKQYIRNTGARFKCSMCRREWPSNKVKVLFHMRLKNGQGTVKVRPLRQNCKMCSEAPMENPSVESDNVHILMENLVEKIKQKCYHKNPGGRKRYFRSFDVDSPHEPTHCEGCIKGVCTK, from the exons ATGCTGCCACCTGAATGGATACGTATCTTTCGTATTAAAGCACAGAGTCTTAAACGAGGAGACTCTTGGTATTTAGAGTATGATGAAAACATTGAGCCTGACAACCTAGACATGGGCTGGAAGCAGTACATCAGGAACACAGGTGCAAG GTTTAAATGTTCCATGTGCAGAAGAGAATGGCCTTCCAACAAGGTGAAGGTGCTCTTCCACATGCGCCTGAAAAACGGGCAGGGCACTGTCAAGGTGAGGCCCTTACGCCAGAACTGCAAGATGTGCTCGGAAGCTCCAATGGAGAATCCCAGCGTGGAATCTGACAATGTGCACATCCTCATGGAGAATCTGgtggagaaaataaaacaaaagtgctACCATAAAAACCCTGGTGGACGGAAGCGGTATTTCAGAAGCTTTGACGTTGACAGCCCGCATGAGCCCACACATTGTGAGGGGTGCATCAAAGGCGTGTGCACAAAATGA
- the LOC113006970 gene encoding 5-hydroxytryptamine receptor 3C-like produces the protein MILIFKTALCSAYMVNCSAPDKPALLECLSPVFEVSDICNSTVDGGLPVKPVSSCNLDICTVSFNIQNCNPFNPYLHFARDIKIFLGRPAEIKAIVSKSLMATMCEWELLDITSDKATENDINSDGLCADEFKFHIRLRCRATKYMVNVLFLSCFPHSVDRSAFKMTLILSYTVFPLIMNDLLPGTGNTIPLICVFFSICLPLMVASLRQINPITNLLCGSADFSPVLHWIRVLTQFLGFLVSMAPMNKKSRASEIDLKTTTAVENIEDYEGPQEKNGPAVEDGAVQELKKGGKDLQDIHRQVNQGSEDWMQCCSLKVRPSKLLLIFISLLMHAQYSSTILNCSNPDTPSVLEALSPVFNLNAIRPVVNITTVTNVGLFLTVFGILGVDEKAQLLTTFLWPDIQWENEFTKWDPENCGTTRISIPRTNLWVPDIVINEIMDENTAPNVPYTYVLSNGIVSDSQPVKAVTSCRLDIYLFPFDIQNCTLTFNSFTLKSNALQLYLTETPERMFEYSKSRMETMGEWELIGITAKKYTLPSTASGFYDEIRFHISLRRQAMLYVVNLLLPSCFLITVDLFSFILPPNEVDRSLFKMTLILGYTVFLLIMNDLLPVTGNAIPLINVFLSMCLTMMVGSLLETIVVTSFLHGSSNYSRAPRWIRVLFLKILGRLVCLPPKPRDRNDTVIQNPVTQEMPIYSPVTEESKTLEQKGPLGEDKTLQELRSLGRGLQAIHLQLEKHLSKSLSTEEWIQIGLIIDRLLFILYIIFITVSFITIIIIWVVSYNAA, from the exons ATGATTTTGATCTTCAAGACAG CTCTTTGCAGTGCTTACATGGTGAACTGCTCTGCACCAGACAAACCTGCCCTGCTGGAGTGTCTGTCTCCAGTCTTTGAAGTAAGTGACATATG TAATAGTACGGTGGATGGCGGTCTACCTGTCAAGCCTGTCAGCTCTTGTAACCTTGATATCTGCACCGTCTCCTTTAACATACAAAACTGCAACCCCTTCAACCCCTACTTGCACTTTG CGAGGGACATAAAGATTTTTCTTGGAAGACCTGCAGAAATAAAGGCAATAGTCTCCAAGAGTTTGATGGCCACCATGTGTGAATGGGAGCTACTGGATATCACCTCAGATAAAGCAACAGAGAATGATATTAACAGTGATGGTTTATGTGCTGATGAGTTTAAATTTCAT ATCAGATTGAGGTGCCGGGCCACTAAGTATATGGTAAACGTCCTGTTCCTCAGCTGCTTTCCACATAGTGTGGACAGGTCCGCTTTCAAGATGACCCTCATCCTCAGCTATACCGTCTTCCCGCTGATCATGAATGACCTGCTGCCGGGCACTGGAAACACCATACCCCTCATAT gtgtttttttttccatctgccTGCCTCTGATGGTGGCCAGTTTGCGACAAATAAACCCCATCACCAACCTGCTGTGTGGGTCTGCTGACTTCTCTCCCGTCCTTCACTGGATCCGAGTCCTCACACAATTTCTGGGATTTCTTGTTTCCATGGCACCAATGAATAAGAAATCAAGAGCTTCGG AAATAGACCTTAAGACCACGACTGCTGTGGAAAATATTGAAGATTACGAAGGGCCTCAAGAGAAAAATGGGCCAGCagtggaggacggggctgtgcagGAGCTAAAGAAAGGGGGCAAGGACCTCCAAGACATCCACCGGCAAGTCAACCAAGGCTCAGAGGACTGGATGCAG tgcTGCTCGCTGAAAGTCAGGCCTTCAAAGCTTCTATTAATCTTCATCTCTCTGCTCATGCATG CTCAGTACAGCTCCACCATACTGAACTGCTCCAACCCTGATACACCGTCAGTGCTGGAGGCTCTTTCGCCAGTCTTCAACCTGAACGCCATTCGGCCTGTGGTGAACATAACAACAGTCACTAACGTTGGCCTTTTCTTAACTGTGTTTGGCATTTTGGGAGTG GATGAGAAAGCCCAGCTCCTCACAACATTTCTATGGCCAGATATT CAATGGGAAAATGAATTCACCAAGTGGGACCCAGAAAACTGTGGAACTACTCGGATTTCAATTCCAAGAACAAATCTCTGGGTACCAGATATTGTAATCAATGAAAT CATGGATGAAAACACTGCTCCAAACGTCCCATATACCTACGTGCTTTCTAATGGCATTGTGAGTGATTCACAGCCTGTCAAAGCTGTCACCTCCTGCAGGCTTGACATCTACTTGTTTCCATTTGACATTCAGAACTGCACTTTAACCTTCAACTCATTCACACTCAAGA GTAATGCTCTGCAGCTTTATCTGACAGAGACTCCAGAGAGGATGTTTGAATACTCTAAATCAAGGATGGAAACGATGGGTGAATGGGAATTAATTGGAATTACAGCAAAGAAATACACACTACCATCTACAGCATCGGGCTTTTATGATGAAATTCGCTTCCAT ATCTCATTGCGGCGCCAGGCCATGCTGTACGTAGTGAACCTCCTGCTCCCCAGCTGCTTCCTCATCACTGTGGACCTCTTCAGCTTCATCTTGCCTCCCAATGAAGTCGACCGGTCTTTGTTCAAGATGACACTAATCCTGGGCTACACCGTCTTCCTGCTCATAATGAATGACCTGCTGCCTGTTACTGGAAATGCCATACCTCTCATAA ATGTTTTCCTGTCTATGTGCCTGACTATGATGGTGGGCAGTCTACTGGAAACTATTGTCGTTACAAGCTTCCTGCACGGTTCCTCTAACTATTCTCGAGCTCCTCGCTGGATCAGAGTGCTTTTTCTTAAAATCCTGGGTCGACTAGTATGCCTTCCTCCAAAGCCCAGAGATCGGAACGACACAGTGATCCAAAATCCAGTCACACAGG AAATGCCAATCTACTCTCCAGTGACAGAGGAATCCAAGACTCTGGAGCAGAAGGGGCCACTGGGTGAGGACAAAACCCTGCAAGAGCTGAGGAGCCTGGGCAGAGGCCTCCAGGCTATCCACCTTCAGTTGGAGAAGCATCTGAGCAAAAGCCTGAGCACAGAGGAATGGATCCAGATAGGTTTAATCATAGACCGCCTGCTGTTCATCCTTTACATCATCTTCATAACAGTCAGCTTCATTACCATCATCATTATCTGGGTGGTTTCATACAATGCGGCCTAA
- the LOC113006789 gene encoding receptor-transporting protein 3-like, producing MSPEWTQIFQIKAEDLKQGDSWELQYDENIEPNKPNLDWKEYIRNTSASFKCSMCRRKWPSNKVKVLFHMCLRNGQGTVKVRPLRQNCKKCPNAPMENPSVESENINTLMEKLVEKIKQKCYHENLEESYRPFRLYEVKSPHEPEHCEGCIKGVCTNNL from the exons ATGTCACCAGAATGGACACAAATCTTTCAGATTAAAGCAGAAGATCTTAAGCAAGGAGACTCCTGGGAATTACAATATGATGAAAATATTGAGCCTAATAAGCCAAACTTGGACTGGAAGGAGTACATCAGGAACACAAGTGCAAG ttTCAAATGTTCCATGTGTCGAAGAAAGTGGCCTTCCAACAAGGTGAAAGTGCTCTTCCACATGTGCCTGAGAAATGGGCAGGGCACTGTCAAAGTGAGGCCCTTACGTCAGAACTGCAAGAAGTGCCCAAATGCTCCAATGGAGAATCCCAGCGTGGAATCTGAGAACATAAACACCCTCATGGAAAAACTGgtggagaaaataaaacaaaagtgctACCATGAAAACCTTGAGGAAAGCTACCGACCTTTCAGACTCTATGAAGTCAAAAGTCCCCATGAGCCTGAACACTGTGAGGGGTGCATAAAAGGAGTGTGTACAAACAATCTGTag
- the dynlt2b gene encoding dynein light chain Tctex-type protein 2B yields the protein MGESDTYHIRPNHQQKFRPAVVKECIREIVRERLSGVQYNPEEVPELTRSLADSVKDKVKNSGFDKYKLVVQVVIGEQRGQGVKMSSRCFWDADTDSYAEDVFMNDSLFCVVAVFGSYYY from the exons ATGGGGGAGTCCGATACTTACCACATACGACCCAACCATCAGCAGAA GTTCAGGCCAGCTGTTGTGAAGGAGTGTATTCGTGAAATTGTGAGGGAGCGACTGTCTGGGGTGCAGTACAATCCAGAGGAAGTCCCAGAGCTGACCCGTTCACTGGCAGACTCTGTGAAGGACAAAGTAAAGA ATTCAGGATTTGACAAATATAAGCTTGTTGTGCAGGTGGTCATTGGAGAACAACGAGGGCAGGGAGTCAA gaTGTCTTCCAGGTGTTTTTGGGATGCTGACACAGACAGCTATGCAGAGGATGTTTTCATGAAT GACAGCTTGTTCTGTGTGGTAGCAGTTTTTGGAAGCTATTACTACTGA
- the LOC113006969 gene encoding 5-hydroxytryptamine receptor 3A-like, translated as MPAFCSNYTISCSQPTQPALLEALSPVFDLNDIRPVRNMSTCTNVTIFFTLYGILGVDEKAQLLTAYIWLQCLWINEFVSWDPVQCGTDMMALPSSQFWIPDIVINEFMEENKAPPVPYLYLYSNGQVNLAIPVRVVSSCNLNIYTFPFDIQNCIYTFNSYLHYASDIKIYLGRSAELITQISQSVMATMGEWELLEITANKVNHDGENQNLYYDELEFQIRLKRRATMYVVNLLLPSCFLITVDLFSFLLPPQSVDRSAFKMTLILGYTVFLLIMNDLLPVTGNTIPLINVFFSLCLALMVASLLETILITNLLCGSADFSPVPHWMRVLVLQFLGVIVCMPRMNKKPRVSDLKTRTAVAAIETYVGLQEPKGQSAEDLAVYELKKLGKDLQAIRLKVDQELKDSQSSEEWMQVGFIIDRLLFGLYILFISVSFITIIIIWVNSYNK; from the exons ATGCCAG CTTTTTGCAGTAATTACACCATTAGCTGCTCTCAGCCAACCCAACCTGCCCTGCTGGAGGCTCTGTCTCCGGTCTTTGACTTGAATGACATACGGCCTGTGAGGAACATGTCAACATGCACCAATGTCACTATTTTCTTCACTCTGTATGGGATTCTAGGGGTG GATGAAAAGGCACAACTCTTGACCGCTTACATTTGGCTACAGTGT TTGTGGATAAATGAATTTGTCAGCTGGGACCCAGTTCAGTGTGGTACAGACATGATGGCTCTTCCATCAAGCCAATTTTGGATTCCCGATATTGTAATCAATGAATT TATGGAGGAAAACAAGGCACCGCCTGTTCCCTATCTGTACCTGTACAGTAATGGTCAAGTGAATCTCGCTATACCTGTCAGAGTTGTTAGTTCCTGTAACCTCAATATCTACACCTTCCCCTTCGACATACAAAACTGCATTTATACCTTCAACTCCTACTTGCACTATG CATCGGATATAAAGATTTATCTTGGAAGATCTGCAGAACTAATAACACAGATCTCCCAGAGTGTGATGGCCACCATGGGTGAATGGGAGCTGCTGGAAATCACCGCCAATAAAGTCAATCATGATGGAGAGAATCAGAATCTTTATTATGATGAGCTTGAATTTCAA ATCAGATTGAAGCGCCGGGCCACTATGTATGTGGTCAACCTCCTCCTCCCCAGCTGCTTTCTCATCACAGTCGACCTCTTCAGCTTCCTGCTGCCACCACAGAGTGTGGACAGGTCCGCCTTCAAGATGACCCTCATCCTCGGCTACACTGTCTTCCTGCTCATCATGAATGACCTGCTGCCGGTCACCGGAAACACCATACCCCTCATAA ACGTGTTCTTTTCTCTCTGCCTGGCTCTGATGGTGGCCAGTCTGCTGGAAACAATCCTCATCACCAACCTGCTGTGTGGGTCTGCTGACTTCTCTCCTGTCCCTCACTGGATGCGAGTCCTTGTTCTGCAATTTCTGGGTGTTATTGTTTGTATGCCACGAATGAATAAGAAGCCAAGAGTTTCAG ACCTTAAGACCAGGACTGCTGTGGCAGCAATTGAAACTTATGTGGGGCTTCAAGAGCCAAAGGGGCAATCAGCGGAGGACCTGGCTGTGTATGAACTCAAGAAACTGGGCAAGGACCTCCAGGCCATTCGCCTGAAGGTTGATCAGGAGCTAAAGGACAGCCAAAGCTCAGAGGAGTGGATGCAGGTGGGTTTCATCATAGACCGCCTGCTGTTTGGCCTCTACATTCTCTTCATCTCGGTCAGCTTTATCACCATCATCATTATCTGGGTGAACTCGTACAATAAGTAG